A stretch of Solea senegalensis isolate Sse05_10M linkage group LG10, IFAPA_SoseM_1, whole genome shotgun sequence DNA encodes these proteins:
- the vwf gene encoding von Willebrand factor isoform X2 — MSMWRCVREICVLLHLTACVAGMTGRCSLFGRHHVHTFDGVLYEFPGDCSYLLAGDCSHRAFTLLGDFVNGRRTGVTLYLGDAFELHLSVNGQLTQGDQRLSLPYASHAVFVGSELGFYKLWSEEFGFTITIDNSANIALTLTKHHRNRTCGLCGNFNSVPADEYTAQEGFLTENSYDFANSWVVKGAEQSCQRISKPSQTCNDTKQTPEIMSSCSMLQTSSVFLHCAHVVAPEAFLLLCQEEACHCDRKGGEDCYCPILLEYARTCHAHGILLQGWQEESQCFPKCPIGMQYSECTKSCSTTCHSLNIQEVCKEECVDGCTCPVGKVLDGNRCVEVSQCSCVHMGRHFPPGSTISQDCNTCVCRDGSWECTNEGCPGECLVVGQSHFKTFDNKFFTFTGHCQYLLARDCTDSGFSVVIENVQCADDQDAVCTRSVTLNLPTLEDMTVKLKHGGVVSVNSMDIQTPLHHGRLHIQRSVQASVRVKFGDDLRLDWDGRGRVLLKLGPRWAGQTCGLCGNFNGNQGDDFLSGSGLVEAGPQAFGQSWRINGNCESMSRHERDACASNPKRVHFAEEACATIMSDVFTPCHFLVNPAHFQRFCRYDVCACEDGAECLCSALSAYAAACAAKGVLLNWRSPSLCALECPEGQVYEACGSLCDRTCRALSGAEADCDSERLCEEGCFCPTGKYLSDTGECVTADECTCLHNGQLYQPSDVYADQNSICYCENGFMRCTSSETSNLLSDLFYDDDLAPSRDRRSAQCPPPLMRTECNAGEKGLECARTCQNLDLPCVSLACIPGCLCPPGTVRHRRDCIAPERCPCYHNNRPYASGQTISVDCNTCVCENRRWRCTEKLCDGVCHTLGEGHYITFDGFKYSFPGLCQYVLVQDMCNGEEGSFRVLVENEACGIVGHRCAKAITVFYHGGLIVLQHGEVKMKRPVLQGSQVEIVRSGQFYTLLLGKHISLSWDQGTRVMVHISASYRGRVCGLCGNFDGNVNNDLISSNNQLEVDPPHFGNSWKVVPSCADVTQIPAPCSDNIVKLVTVEQSCRVITGPLFRECNSEVDAEPYVDMCVEAACSCSSVGDCACFCDVIAAYAQVCSQSGVSVTWRSNDLCPMSCEELNPRNPSTGEELCQWRYNACGPACPITCQHPDPLQCSLTCVEGCHPSCPPGQLLDEVALRCVAPSQCQVCIHEGQRISHGNKVILNHNNPEFCKICHCDNNTLTCDPCTSLNDITTPAPTPSYATFTTLPFTTLMPEGTCDRAMDLAFLLDGSAALSKEEFQETKEFILGVIERFRMGSAHTRATVLLYHSGVKTYDLQVQKWLFKKTVRELHYTGGDAAFLDEAVKYLVINIYDKNKRPNAGRVAIILTASSNPRPVRSIVKMLRKKSITTLTVVLSPGVNMGQINDITKTSPENRAYVLSSTAELSDRLLDLTDYLCTLGMEPEVPNTQPTVGKARQTTTTTAQIPPLGPNPTLHITSTPTPATPSTASPFTTSPSSSPPVKDVTFILEGSDSVGDVNFNKSLIFLNEVVSQLAEKEEVIRITVIQYSVTVTVEISRWEVRRQKTLLLDRLRQIRWRGGSKTNTGLAVTTTLEETIVTQPSQGPTPPQLVFLVTENPPTDTVTRPPSSTSHTQVYPIGVGTKVRETDLLPFSFPRRPVIVDDYNRLTTLVPHVVNITRTAVWPRSPTITPLVSPTLSSLPPSVPCKKPVDVLFLLKAGNQCEDMKTFIQAFIKNADIGLNSTQVSVVQYGVTNKAEFTWKVEQSKSHLLDLVESIESGTSAAPALGSALRFAVQLSISSVSGGRLGVAKAVVMLVTDKSADDVTEAVNEALAAGVSVFPIGVGPHYDRNELGVLGRHGNQDNTLHLNSMDQLRMLLTLDHGFTERICRAGPPGVCVDDNGNERKPGESWLLEDGCHSLLCHPSGAVTVQNHKVSCDRLEPPACRNNIPPLRVQETCGCHWECPCMCMGSSTNHVVRFDGLALRLDGEGRCSYTLLTVSRGTNKGSEVKLHSGPCQNPESYNQVCMKVMEVIHGSHTLLLKDDMTAVIDDEELALPWRYNGLELVRYGGVMLQLKSDHGYVLTFTPQSNEFTITLPSSSTTSHTAGLCGACGEEQVNVLSLRNGNTTTDQAAFTSDWTVAVDGSVCLPKRKLVCSSAVTMGCQALRLEAFERCHAHIPVQVFLSKCEEQACEESDVCELIAAYARLCRQRGICVNWRSPHLCPLSCPSSMEYDACRTGCVEDCGSIQTLRGDFSVARGNNSSCMDTPTEGCFCTGGTILHNGQCVFPEACRQCVDHHGHKYRYMQSWVPDESPCLICMCLDQQRINCTARPCNDVRPPVCGPCEILKEDRESKCCPQYKCVCDRVNCELPEAPRCEDGQTAVLKNPGECQPVHECVCKKEECTLQAPPACPVHRQLSVTKTKCCDVFECVCSCTNSTRTCPLGFITSSSTNDCSCTETTCLPDKVCVVGGVVHPVGSEWVEGCEKCSCTLLQDKETDLHIAQCTPPVCDRTCPRGSTYTPSKGQCCGKCTPTSCVESKGEMRGDMLIGGNLRHVGEVWQSPHDKCVLHECVRVKDEVFISAANVSCSAVDTPSCPLGSELRCDIIDCCPHCHCAPMDVCVLNNTVIGAGERLMVDVCTHCVCTVEDGAVRKHRVSCRRISCPTCPMGYSLQKEEDACCGHCVATACFISKPNGEVMSVQVNSTHEEGCNLYTCGVNSKGDLVLQTRVTTCPPFNRQTCLDEGGKVSHIGTTCCEMCTEPPCRKTVGTLNYIRVDDCQSENQIEMHYCEGKCHSKSMYSLERAAVEQECVCCSAVETEPLSVPVLCANGTRSHHTVLSVSACDCLSKHCT; from the exons ATGTCTATGTGGAGATGTGTGCGAGAAATCTGTGTCCTCCTTCATCTGACAG cctgtgtGGCAGGGATGACGGGGAGGTGCAGCCTGTTCGGACGACACCATGTTCACACGTTTGATGGAGTTTTGTATGAGTTTCCTGGAGACTGCAGTTATCTGCTGGCTGGGGACTGCAGCCATCGCGCCTTCACACTCCTGG GTGATTTTGTCAATGGCAGAAGAACAGGAGTCACACTGTATCTGGGAGACGCCTTTGAGTTGCACCTGTCCGTCAATGGCCAGCTCACACAAGGAGATCAAAG ATTATCTCTGCCCTATGCATCTCATGCTGTGTTTGTGGGCTCTGAGCTGGGCTTTTACAAGCTATGGAGTGAGGAGTTTGGCTTCACCATCACCATTGATAATTCAGCCAACATCGCTCTGACACTGACCAAGCACCACAGAAACCGCACCTGTGGCCTCTGTGGAAACTTCAACTCTGTGCCGGCTGACGAATACACTGCTCAAGAGG GTTTTCTAACAGAGAACAGTTATGACTTTGCAAATTCATGGGTGGTTAAGGGTGCGGAGCAGTCATGCCAACGTATCTCAAAGCCCAGCCAAACCTGTAACGACACCAAACAGACTCCAGAG ATCATGTCCAGCTGCAGCATGTTGCAGACCTCCAGCGTTTTCCTGCACTGTGCCCACGTGGTCGCTCCAGAGGCATTCCTGTTGCTGTGTCAGGAGGAGGCGTGTCACTGTGACCGGAAGGGCGGGGAAGACTGCTACTGTCCAATCCTGCTGGAGTACGCCCGCACATGCCACGCCCATGGGATACTTCTGCAAGGCTGGCAGGAGGAGAGCCAGTGCT TCCCCAAGTGTCCTATTGGAATGCAGTACAGTGAATGCACCAAGTCCTGCTCCACAACCTGTCATAGTCTCAACATCCAGGAGGTCTGCAAGGAGGAGTGTGTGGATGGCTGCACATGCCCCG TGGGTAAAGTTCTAGACGGCAACCGCTGCGTGGAGGTTTCTCAGTGTTCCTGTGTACACATGGGACGACATTTCCCTCCAGGATCCACTATCTCCCAGGACTGCAATACCTG tgtgtgtcGTGACGGTTCATGGGAATGCACCAATGAAGGCTGCCCTG GTGAGTGTCTCGTGGTGGGACAGTCTCACttcaagacatttgacaacaagTTTTTCACCTTCACCGGCCACTGTCAGTATCTGCTGGCAAGAGACTGCACTGACAGTGGGTTTTCTGTCGTTATTGAGAATGTACAG tgtgcAGATGATCAGGACGCTGTGTGCACACGCTCAGTGACACTCAACCTGCCAACTCTGGAAGACATGACAGTGAAGCTGAAGCATGGGGGAGTTGTCTCTGTCAACAGCATGGACATCCAGACCCCACTGCATCATG GCCGTCTGCATATCCAGAGATCTGTCCAGGCGTCAGTACGTGTCAAGTTTGGAGACGACCTTCGTCTAGACTGGGACGGGCGGGGCAGGGTGCTGTTAAAG CTGGGACCGAGATGGGCGGGGCAGACCTGTGGTCTCTGTGGTAACTTCAATGGTAACCAAGGAGACGACTTCTTGTCTGGTTCTGGACTGGTGGAGGCAGGTCCTCAGGCGTTTGGACAGTCATGGAGGATCAATGGAAATTGTGAATCCATGTCCAGACATGAGCGTGATGCGTGTGCCTCTAACCCCAAGAGAG TGCACTTTGCAGAGGAGGCGTGTGCGACGATAATGTCTGACGTGTTCACTCCATGCCACTTCCTGGTGAACCCTGCTCACTTCCAGCGATTCTGTCGCTAcgacgtgtgtgcgtgtgaggaCGGAGCGGagtgtctctgctctgctctgtctgcCTATGCTGCTGCCTGTGCTGCAAAAGGAGTGTTGCTCAACTGGAGGTCTCCTTCACTCTGTG CACTGGAATGCCCTGAGGGCCAGGTGTACGAGGCCTGCGGGAGTTTGTGTGACCGGACGTGCCGTGCTCTGTCCGGCGCTGAGGCTGACTGTGACAGCGAGAGGCTGTGTGAGGAAGGCTGTTTCTGCCCCACTGGAAAATACCTGAGCGACACTGGAGAGTGTGTGACCGCGGACGAATGCACCTGCCTGCACAATGGACAGCTCTACCAGCCCAGCGACGTCTACGCGGATCAAAACAGTATTTG CTACTGTGAGAACGGCTTCATGCGCTGCACCTCCTCTGAAACCAGTAACCTGCTGTCTGACCTCTTCTATGATGATGACCTTGCCCCTTCCAGAG ATCGACGGTCAGCCCAGTGTCCTCCTCCATTGATGCGTACCGAGTGTAATGCTGGAGAAAAGGGCTTGGAGTGTGCCCGGACCTGTCAGAACCTGGATCTGCCCTGCGTCAGCCTCGCCTGCATCCCTGGATGCCTCTGTCCTCCTGGCACG GTCCGTCATCGCAGAGACTGCATTGCACCAGAGCGCTGTCCCTGTTACCATAACAACAGGCCATATGCTTCAGGACAGACCATTTCTGTGGACTGCAACACCTG TGTATGTGAGAACAGAAGGTGGCGCTGCACAGAGAAGCTGTGTGATGGCGTGTGCCACACTCTGGGGGAGGGGCATTACATCACATTTGATGGCTTCAAGTACTCCTTCCCTGGCCTCTGCCAATATGTCCTGGTTCAG GATATGTGTAATGGAGAAGAGGGTTCGTTCAGAGTGCTGGTGGAGAATGAAGCCTGTGGAATTGTGGGACATCGCTGCGCTAAAGCCATCACAGTCTTCTACCACGGCGGCTTGATTGTTCTACAACATGGAGAG GTGAAGATGAAGAGGCCGGTTCTGCAGGGCTCACAGGTGGAGATTGTTCGATCTGGTCAGTTTTACACTCTGCTGCTGGGGAAACACATCTCTCTCAGCTGGGACCAGGGAACCCGCGTCATGGTCCACATCTCAGCCTCGTACAGG gGCCgggtgtgtggtttgtgtggtaACTTTGATGGCAACGTCAACAATGACTTGATCAGCAGTAACAACCAGCTGGAAGTGGACCCCCCGCACTTTGGAAATTCCTGGAAAGTCGTTCCCAGCTGTGCTGATGTCACTCAG ATACCAGCTCCATGCAGCGACAACATCGTCAAGTTAGTAACGGTGGAGCAGTCGTGCCGTGTCATCACTGGCCCTCTGTTTAGAGAATGCAACAGCgag GTGGATGCAGAGCCATATGTGGACATGTGTGTGGAGGCAGCATGCTCTTGTTCGTCGGTGGGCGACTGTGCGTGTTTCTGTGATGTCATTGCAGCGTACGCTCAAGTCTGCTCACAGAGCGGCGTATCTGTCACCTGGCGATCCAATGACCTTTGCC ccATGAGCTGTGAGGAGCTAAACCCCAGGAACCCAAGCACAGGAGAGGAGTTATGTCAGTGGAGGTATAACGCTTGTGGCCCTGCCTGTCCAATCACCTGTCAACATCCAGATCCACTCCAGTGTTCACTCACATGTGTGGAAGGCTGTCACCCTTCCTGCCCCCCAG GCCAACTACTGGACGAAGTGGCTCTGCGTTGTGTAGCGCCCTCTCAGTGTCAGGTGTGTATCCACGAGGGTCAGAGAATCTCCCATGGCAACAAGGTCATCCTCAACCACAATAACCCAGAGTTCTGCAAGATATG tCATTGTGACAACAACACCCTCACATGTGACCCATGCACCTCCCTCAATGATATCACCACTCCCGCACCAACGCCCTCCTATGCCACGTTCACAACCCTGCCCTTCACCACCTTGATGCCGGAGGGCACGTGTGACCGTGCCATGGATCTGGCGTTCCTGTTGGACGGTTCAGCAGCCCTGAGCAAGGAAGAATTCCAGGAAACCAAGGAGTTCATACTGGGAGTGATTGAACGATTCCGCATGGGCTCGGCTCACACTCGAGCCACAGTTCTGCTTTACCATTCTGGAGTGAAAACATACGACCTGCAG GTTCAGAAGTGGCTGTTCAAGAAGACTGTGCGTGAGCTGCATTACACCGGAGGTGATGCAGCTTTTTTGGACGAGGCTGTGAAGTATTTGGTCATCAACATCTACGATAAGAACAAGCGGCCGAATGCCGGCCGAGTCGCGATCATCTTGACTGCCAGTAGCAACCCTCGCCCTGTTCGCTCCATCGTCAAGATGCTTCGCAAGAAATCCATCACCACGTTGACTGTGGTGCTGAGTCCTGGTGTGAACATGGGGCAGATTAATGACATCACCAAGACCAGCCCTGAAAACAGAGCGTACGTGCTGAGCAGCACAGCCGAGCTCTCCGATCGTCTGTTGGACTTAACAGATTACCTCTGCACCTTGGGGATGGAGCCTGAGGTGCCAAACACTCAGCCCACTGTGGGTAAAGCTCGGCAGACCACGACAACCACAGCCCAGATTCCTCCTTTGGGGCCAAATCCCACACTACACATTACCAGCACACCTACACCTGCTACACCTTCTACCGCGTCTCCTTTTACCACCTCGCCGTCCTCCTCTCCGCCTGTCAAAGATGTCACATTCATACTGGAGGGCTCTGATTCAGTCGGTGACGTGAACTTTAATAAGTCACTCATCTTCCTGAATGAAGTTGTTTCGCAATTAGCAGAAAAGGAGGAGGTCATCCGCATCACTGTGATCCAGTATTCCGTCACGGTCACCGTGGAGATCAGTCGGTGGGAGGTGAGGAGACAGAAGACGCTGCTGCTGGACAGGTTGAGACAGATTCGTTGGAGGGGTGGAAGTAAGACGAACACAGGCCTGGCCGTCACTACGACTTTAGAGGAAACCATTGTCACTCAGCCTTCACAAGGCCCCACCCCTCCTcagcttgtttttcttgtgaCGGAGAACCCACCCACTGACACAGTGACCCGTCCTCCATCTTCCACCAGTCACACACAAGTGTATCCTATTGGGGTTGGAACAAAAGTGCGTGAGACTGACCTGTTGCCATTCAGCTTCCCTCGACGCCCAGTGATAGTGGACGACTACAACAGGCTGACGACCCTAGTTCCTCATGTAGTCAATATCACACGGACCGCAGTTTGGCCCCGCTCCCCGACAATAACACCACTGGTCTCCCCCACGCTCTCCAGCCTGCCACCCTCAG TGCCGTGTAAGAAGCCCGTGGATGTGTTGTTCCTGCTGAAGGCTGGAAACCAGTGTGAGGACATGAAAACGTTCATCCAAGCCTTCATCAAGAACGCTGACATAG gactGAACAGCACTCAGGTGAGTGTGGTTCAGTATGGAGTCACCAACAAGGCAGAGTTCACCTGGAAGGTTGAGCAGAGCAAATCACACCTACTGGACCTGGTTGAGAGCATTGAGAGCGGGACCAGTGCTGCTCCTGCACTAG GGTCTGCACTGAGGTTTGCCGTGCAGTTGTCCATCTCATCAGTCAGCGGAGGAAGACTGGGTGTGGCCAAGGCTGTGGTGATGCTGGTGACAGACAAATCAGCCGATGATGTGACAGAGGCAGTTAATGAAGCACTGGCAGCAG GTGTGTCAGTGTTCCCCATTGGTGTGGGGCCCCACTATGACAGGAATGAGCTCGGTGTGCTTGGGCGCCATGGCAACCAAGACAACACCTTGCACCTAAACAGCATGGATCAATTACGGATGTTGCTGACTCTGGACCACGGTTTCACAGAGAGGATCTGCAGag CCGGTCCACCAGGAGTGTGTGTCGACGACAATGGAAATGAGAGAAAA ccCGGTGAGTCATGGTTACTGGAGGATGGCTGCCACTCTCTTCTGTGCCATCCTAGTGGGGCAGTGACGGTGCAGAATCACAAAGTCAGCTGTGACAGACTGGAACCACCAGCCTGCAGAAACAACATCCCACCTCTCAGAGTCCAGGAGACCTGCGGCTGCCACTGGGAATGTCCAT gcaTGTGCATGGGCAGCTCCACCAACCATGTGGTGAGGTTTGATGGCTTGGCACTCAGGCTGGATGGGGAGGGCCGGTGCTCCTACACACTGCTCACTGTTAGCAGAGGCACCAAcaaggggtcagaggtcaaacttCACAGTGGACCTTGTCAGAACCCAGAGAGTTACAACCAGGTCTGCATGAAAGTCATGGAAGTGATTCATGGCTcacacacgctgctgctgaAGGATGACATGACG GCAGTGATTGACGACGAGGAGCTGGCGCTGCCGTGGAGATACAACGGCCTGGAGCTGGTGCGTTATGGAGGAGTGATGCTGCAGCTGAAATCAGACCACGGTTACGTCCTGACTTTCACTCCGCAGAGCAACGAGTTCACCATCACACTGCCGAGCTCCTCCACCACCAGCCACACTGCTGGACTCTGTG GTGCGTGTGGGGAGGAGCAGGTTAATGTCCTCTCTTTACGTAACGGCAATACAACCACAGACCAAGCAGCCTTCACCTCAGACTGGACCGTGGCTGTGGACGGCAGTGTTTGTCTGCCAAAGCGGAAGCTGGTATGCTCGTCTGCGGTAACTATGGGATGTCAGGCCCTGCGTTTAGAGGCATTCGAGCGTTGCCATGCACACATTCCCGTTCAGGTGTTCCTCTCCAAGTGTGAGGAGCAGGCGTGTGAGGAGTCAGATGTGTGTGAGCTCATCGCTGCCTATGCACGCCTGTGTAGACAGAGAGGCATATGTGTGAACTGGAGGAGTCCTCACCTCTGTC CGTTATCGTGCCCCAGCTCCATGGAGTATGACGCGTGTCGCACAGGTTGTGTGGAGGACTGTGGCAGCATTCAGACATTGCGGGGTGACTTTTCCGTTGCCAGGGGTAACAACTCATCCTGCATGGACACACCCACTGAGGGCTGTTTCTGCACCGGAGGCACCATTTTGCACAACGGACAGTGTGTATTTCCGGAAGCGTGTAGGCAATGTGTCGACCACCATGGACACAAGTATAGG tatatgcagagTTGGGTGCCAGACGAGAGCCCATGTTTgatttgcatgtgtttggaccAACAACGCATCAACTGCACTGCTCGGCCCTGCAATGACGTCAGAC cTCCAGTGTGTGGACCATGTGAGATCTTGAAGGAGGATAGAGAATCCAAGTGCTGCCCTCAGTATAAATGTG TGTGTGATCGGGTGAACTGCGAGCTGCCTGAGGCGCCGCGCTGTGAGGACGGTCAGACCGCGGTTCTGAAAAACCCGGGGGAATGTCAGCCCGTACACGAGTGTG TCTGCAAAAAAGAAGAGTGCACTCTTCAAGCCCCGCCTGCTTGCCCCGTCCATCGGCAACTGTCGGTGACAAAGACCAAATGCTGcgatgtgtttgagtgtgtgtgcagctgcacCAACTCCACCCGCACCTGTCCTTTAGGGTTCATAACGTCGTCCTCGACCAACGACTGTAGCTGCACAGAGACCACCTGCCTGCCAGACAAG GTGTGCGTGGTCGGTGGGGTGGTCCACCCAGTGGGGAGTGAGTGGGTGGAAGGATGTGAAAAGTGCAGCTGCACTCTGCTCCAGGACAAAGAGACGGACCTGCACATCGCTCAGTGCACCCCGCCTGTCTGTGATCGGACATGTCCTCGG GGCTCCACATACACTCCATCAAAAGGGCAGTGCTGTGGGAAGTGCACTCCGACCAGCTGTGTGGAGTCAAAGGGAGAGATGCGAGGAGACATGCTGATTGGTGGAAATCTCAGACAT gtggGTGAGGTGTGGCAGTCTCCACACGATAAGTGTGTGCTGCACGAGTGTGTGAGAGTCAAAGACGAAGTGTTCATATCTGCAGCCAACGtcagctgctctgctgtggaCACTCCATCCTGCCCACTGGGATCTGAACTACGCTGTGACATCATCGACTGCTGCCCCCACTGCCACTGTG CTCccatggatgtgtgtgtcctCAACAACACTGTGATAGGA gcaggcGAGAGGCTGATGGTggatgtgtgcacacactgtgtgtgcacagtggaAGACGGTGCagtgaggaaacacagagtGTCCTGCAGGAGAATCAGCTGTCCCACTTGCCCCATG GGTTACAGTttgcagaaggaggaggacgcTTGCTGTGGTCACTGTGTTGCCACTGCCTGCTTCATTTCAAAGCCAAATGGAGAAGTAATGAGTGTGCAG GTTAACAGCACTCATGAGGAGGGCTGCAACTTGTATACCTGTGGTGTAAACAGTAAAGGAGATCTTGTACTGCAGACCAGAGTGACCACCTGTCCTCCTTTCAACCGTCAAACCTGTCTGGATGAAGGC ggGAAAGTCAGTCATATTGGAACGACATGCTGTGAGATGT GCACAGAGCCACCGTGTAGGAAGACAGTGGGGACACTGAACTACATCAGAGTGGATGACTGCCAATCAGAGAACCAGATAGAGATGCACTACTGTGAG ggCAAATGCCACAGCAAGTCCATGTATTCCCTGGAGAGAGCTGCTGTggagcaggagtgtgtgtgctgttctGCCGTGGAGACAGAGCCCCTCAGCGTTCCTGTCCTGTGTGCCAACGGCACTCGGAGCCACCACACTGTCCTGTCAGTCAGTGCATGTGACTGTCTGTCCAAACACTGCACCTAG